From Struthio camelus isolate bStrCam1 chromosome 21, bStrCam1.hap1, whole genome shotgun sequence, one genomic window encodes:
- the LACTBL1 gene encoding putative beta-lactamase-like 1: MEVKWIHVLVIFFLLLSVAMMGCFLWQYSLPKVEPSPSVMEVRSEAVQMCPRYPEPVPLDHPIPILKDALEKVDMKLRQRIHSSGVPAMSAIVIYNDTVLWTGNFGKKNGSDPFSVVPNEYTIYRIASVSKIFPTIMLYKMWEEGKVTSLDDPLERYAQNFAIKNPLGRLKEPEQRYTADGLIFLEKGSMPLKPSPVTLRRMASQLSGLPRRLRSTSLLWKGNTQDALALLKDDVLVADPGTRCHYSNLAFSLMAHVLVDHVAEGEYQRWISENILDHLGMEDTGFDITPPIRSQMAVGFYGSRQPAPLYDLGWYRPSGQMYSTAADLAKLAMVFLGTYHRRLLEPDTVKTMLTPLFKCSTDYFANKTGTPWEINEQLGYDVIRKDGDLDGYSATFSLIPKLRLSFIVLMAGPRPQGRDIVSQTYEYLIPAMETAFREAEKSLIPPPSPVPYVGYYTYSNLTFYEIKVGPGGVLVMQQFGPHVEELIPEKYRTIKLHHLEDRVFQVVFDKEFPCVLHLGSASISLETQDGQLFNFYPFDRKGLSPGFDAPGLNTYNVVRVLRKPVFYS; this comes from the exons ATGGAAGTGAAGTGGATTCACGTCTTGGtcatcttcttcctcctgctctctgtTGCTATGATGGGCTGCTTCCTCTGGCAGTACAGCCTCCCCAAGGTGGAGCCCA GCCCATCTGTGATGGAAGTGAGATCAGAAGCTGTACAGATGTGTCCCCGCTATCCTGAACCGGTACCACTGGACCACCCCATCCCCATTCTGAAGGATGCACTGGAGAAG GTGGATATGAAGCTGCGCCAAAGGATTCATAGCTCTGGTGTCCCTGCCATGTCTGCCATAGTTATCTACAATGATACTGTTCTATGGACAGGCAACTTTGGGAAGAAGAATGGTTCGGAccccttctcagtggtgcccaatgagTACACCATTTACAG AATTGCCAGTGTCTCCAAGATCTTTCCCACCATTATGTTGTACAAGatgtgggaggaagggaaagtcACGTCCCTGGACGACCCTTTGGAACGCTATGCCCAGAACTTTGCTATTAAAAACCCTCTGGGAAGACTTAAGGAACCAGAACAGAGATACACAGCAGATGgactgatttttttggaaaaaggctCGATGCCACTTAAGCCATCACCTGTTACCTTGCGCAGAATGGCCAGCCAGCTCTCAG GTCTGCCCAGGCGGCTGCGATCTACCAGCCTGCTGTGGAAAGGCAATACGCAAGATGCCCTAGCTCTCCTGAAAGATGATGTATTGGTTGCTGACCCAGGAACCAG gTGCCATTACAGCAATTTAGCCTTCTCACTGATGGCACATGTGCTGGTTGACCACGTGGCGGAGGGGGAATACCAGCGTTGGATCTCAGAGAACATCCTGGACCACTTGGGCATGGAGGATACCGGCTTTGACATCACGCCTCCGATCCGCTCCCAGATGGCCGTGGGCTTCTATGGCAGCCGGCAGCCAGCCCCTCTTTACGACCTCGGCTGGTACAGGCCTTCTGGCCAGATGTACTCCACAGCTGCTGACCTTGCCAAGCTGGCAATGGTCTTTTTAGGCACCTATCACCGTCGCCTCTTAGAGCCTGACACTGTGAAGACGATGCTGACCCCTCTGTTTAAGTGCTCCACTGACTATTTTGCTAACAAGACTGGCACACCGTGGGAGATTAATGAGCAATTGGGCTATGATGTCATTAGGAAGGATGGAGACCTCGATGGTTATTCAGCTACTTTCTCCCTTATCCCCAAACTCCGTCTGAGCTTCATTGTGCTGATGGCAGGGCCTAGGCCACAGGGGAGAGACATTGTGAGCCAGACATATGAGTATCTTATTCCTGCCATGGAGACGGCGTTCAGGGAAGCAGAGAAAAGCTTGATTCCTCCTCCAAGCCCAGTCCCTTATGTTGGCTACTACACCTATTCCAATCTGACTTTCTATGAGATCAAAGTTGGACCTGGTGGGGTGCTGGTCATGCAGCAGTTTGGGCCTCATGTTGAAGAGCTAATCCCTGAAAAGTACCGGACAATCAAGCTCCACCACTTGGAAGATCGAGTCTTCCAGGTTGTTTTTGACAAGGAGTTCCCATGTGTtctgcacctgggctctgcctccATCTCGTTGGAGACTCAAGATGGGCAGCTTTTCAATTTTTATCCATTCGATCGCAAGGGCTTGTCTCCTGGTTTTGATGCACCAGGGCTGAACACATACAATGTGGTGCGTGTGCTTCGTAAACCTGTATTCTATAGCTAA